Proteins from one Nakamurella multipartita DSM 44233 genomic window:
- a CDS encoding glycoside hydrolase family 76 protein, translating to MRPGRAARMLAVLVAGSLLVGCGAQAPSDQPAVDALVQMYDQRSGVWPTTGWWNSANAVNALTNYMIVSGDHRYTWVLENTFAKKRNAARGNFINDFTDDTGWWALAWISAYDLTGNAEYLQTARRAVDFMWSNQDDTCGGGLWWTVNHGYKNAISNELFIQAAAELATRLGDAGAAYLDRARTVWDWLQASGMINDDLLVNDGLNAATCRNNRDTTWTYNQGVILGGLVALFRATGDHSYLKSARELADASTRAPGLHVDGVLTEPCERTGCDVNGPSFKGIYVRNLGELNRVLDDHPYSDYLIDQASTAYDHNRTDDNEYGLHWAGPVDRVNGATQQSAVDLLVAAQPIPETPESAVSTSG from the coding sequence ATGCGCCCCGGTCGAGCCGCGAGAATGCTGGCCGTGCTAGTGGCCGGCTCGCTGCTGGTCGGCTGCGGCGCTCAGGCCCCCTCGGACCAGCCCGCCGTCGATGCCCTGGTCCAGATGTACGACCAGCGCTCCGGGGTGTGGCCCACCACCGGGTGGTGGAACAGCGCGAACGCGGTGAACGCGTTGACCAACTACATGATCGTCTCGGGCGATCACCGCTACACCTGGGTCCTGGAGAACACCTTCGCCAAGAAGCGCAACGCCGCGCGCGGCAACTTCATCAACGATTTCACCGACGACACCGGTTGGTGGGCCCTGGCCTGGATAAGCGCGTACGACCTGACCGGGAACGCCGAGTACCTACAGACCGCGCGGCGCGCCGTGGACTTCATGTGGAGCAATCAGGACGACACGTGCGGCGGCGGTTTGTGGTGGACGGTGAATCACGGCTACAAGAATGCGATCTCCAACGAGCTGTTCATCCAGGCCGCGGCCGAGCTGGCGACGCGTCTGGGCGATGCGGGCGCGGCGTACCTCGACCGGGCCCGCACCGTCTGGGACTGGCTCCAGGCATCCGGGATGATCAACGACGACCTGCTGGTCAACGACGGGCTCAATGCCGCCACCTGCCGCAACAATCGGGACACCACCTGGACCTACAACCAGGGCGTGATCCTGGGCGGTTTGGTCGCGCTGTTCCGGGCCACCGGCGACCACTCGTACCTGAAGTCGGCCCGCGAACTGGCCGACGCCTCCACCCGGGCTCCCGGGCTGCACGTCGACGGCGTGCTCACCGAACCCTGCGAGCGAACCGGCTGTGACGTGAACGGTCCCAGCTTCAAGGGCATCTACGTCCGCAACCTCGGCGAACTCAACCGCGTCCTGGACGACCACCCCTACAGCGACTACCTGATCGACCAGGCGTCGACCGCCTACGACCACAACCGCACCGACGACAACGAGTACGGCTTGCACTGGGCCGGGCCGGTTGATCGCGTCAACGGGGCAACCCAACAGAGCGCGGTCGACCTGCTGGTCGCCGCCCAACCGATCCCGGAGACCCCCGAGAGCGCCGTCAGCACGTCGGGATAA
- a CDS encoding DUF2254 domain-containing protein, whose product MPTPSQGGWSVLRDAVRTQLWPIPAVGIGLAVFLGVLLPQLDAQIDDGLPSAVTDYLFGGGAEAARAVLEAVAGSLITVTSLTFSLTVVTLQLASSQFSPRLLRTFSSDRFVQITLGVFLGTFTYALTVLRTVRTAADDQELFVPQIAVTVAFLLAVASVFALVIFLAHLAKEIRVETMLATVHRDATATLRRVLPDRQADRPPATAPDIPAVSEVVPAPSSGFLVWIDELAVLRAARQGDAILTITAPPGSSLIQGVPMGECWPRRGAEFDPDVLRELRDAIAPAIHTGPERTAAQDVAFGLRQLTDVTVKALSPGINDPTTAIHALGHASALLTELVGRDLGPRVLADDDGPTRVILQRPGFAELLDLAVAQPRRYGAGDPAVLDRLFQLLREVAWLVTDPIEQRSIAEQLARLRATTEAQSFDVAEQKMLKRTADEVIPALGGRWRHRS is encoded by the coding sequence GTGCCAACACCGAGCCAAGGAGGCTGGAGCGTCCTTCGCGACGCCGTCCGCACCCAACTCTGGCCGATTCCCGCGGTCGGCATCGGACTCGCGGTGTTCCTCGGAGTGCTGCTCCCGCAGCTGGATGCCCAGATCGACGACGGCCTGCCGTCGGCAGTGACCGACTACCTATTCGGTGGCGGAGCCGAGGCGGCCCGAGCGGTCCTGGAGGCCGTTGCCGGATCCCTGATCACGGTCACCTCACTGACTTTCTCGCTGACCGTGGTGACCCTCCAACTGGCCAGCAGCCAGTTCTCACCGCGGCTCCTGCGCACCTTCAGTAGCGACCGATTCGTACAGATCACCCTTGGCGTGTTCCTGGGCACGTTCACCTACGCGTTGACCGTGCTGCGCACCGTGCGCACGGCAGCTGACGACCAGGAGCTGTTCGTTCCGCAGATCGCAGTGACTGTGGCCTTCCTGCTCGCCGTGGCCAGCGTGTTCGCTCTGGTGATCTTCCTGGCCCACCTGGCCAAAGAGATCCGGGTCGAAACGATGCTGGCGACCGTGCACCGGGACGCCACCGCAACTCTTCGCCGGGTTCTGCCGGACCGTCAAGCGGATCGGCCACCGGCGACCGCTCCCGACATCCCTGCGGTCAGCGAGGTCGTGCCGGCCCCGTCCTCCGGCTTCCTGGTCTGGATCGACGAGCTTGCGGTGTTGCGGGCTGCCCGGCAGGGTGATGCGATTCTGACGATCACCGCACCGCCCGGCAGCTCCCTGATCCAAGGTGTGCCGATGGGGGAGTGCTGGCCTCGTCGGGGCGCCGAGTTCGACCCGGACGTCCTGCGCGAGCTGCGGGACGCGATCGCTCCGGCCATCCATACGGGACCAGAACGCACCGCCGCCCAAGACGTCGCTTTCGGCCTCCGACAGCTCACCGACGTCACCGTCAAGGCCTTGTCCCCCGGCATCAACGACCCGACGACCGCCATCCATGCCCTCGGACATGCCAGCGCACTGCTCACCGAACTGGTTGGCCGGGACCTCGGTCCCCGCGTACTCGCCGACGACGACGGCCCGACCCGGGTGATCCTGCAGCGGCCCGGCTTCGCCGAGCTGCTCGACCTGGCCGTGGCCCAGCCCCGCCGTTATGGCGCCGGTGATCCGGCGGTGCTCGACCGCCTCTTCCAGCTGCTGCGCGAGGTCGCCTGGCTGGTCACGGATCCCATCGAGCAACGCAGCATTGCCGAGCAGCTCGCCCGGCTGCGAGCGACCACCGAAGCGCAATCCTTCGATGTGGCTGAACAGAAGATGCTCAAACGCACCGCCGACGAGGTCATCCCGGCACTCGGGGGTCGCTGGCGCCATCGATCCTGA
- a CDS encoding sugar ABC transporter substrate-binding protein — MVVSSGSDPFSAAVAESVVDQVQAAGAELIRCDPGANASLALECARRLATQHVDGWISLQPGQAGEALCAAGPRDAPLITVAAASLSCQRAQVGADDRLAGYLAGQALGRSARLGTGCQHDVLVVITGDPADPMSARRTEGIKGGFATECPASGADPVLLDAGTQDRAFEAFTNELTALPDDTEILVAAVDDGTALGAAAAVPAARADRITLAAVGADQRARCRIVAEPWWIGDAALFPDRYGEVAVPALLDAIAGKDVPADMYVETTFVTADTLTAFYDVSDCPAR, encoded by the coding sequence ATGGTCGTTTCGAGCGGGTCGGATCCGTTCAGCGCGGCTGTGGCCGAGTCGGTGGTGGACCAGGTGCAGGCCGCCGGCGCCGAGCTCATTCGCTGCGACCCCGGGGCGAACGCCAGCCTGGCCCTGGAGTGCGCCCGCCGGCTGGCCACCCAGCACGTCGACGGCTGGATCAGCCTGCAGCCCGGGCAGGCCGGGGAGGCGCTGTGCGCGGCCGGCCCGCGGGACGCACCACTGATCACGGTGGCCGCAGCGTCGCTGAGCTGCCAGCGGGCGCAGGTCGGCGCGGACGACCGACTGGCCGGGTACCTGGCCGGGCAGGCGCTCGGTCGATCGGCACGGCTGGGGACGGGGTGTCAGCACGACGTGTTGGTCGTGATCACCGGAGATCCGGCGGATCCGATGAGCGCTCGGCGGACCGAGGGCATCAAGGGTGGTTTCGCCACCGAATGCCCGGCATCGGGGGCCGATCCGGTCCTGCTGGACGCTGGCACCCAGGACCGCGCCTTCGAGGCGTTCACCAACGAGCTGACGGCGTTGCCGGACGATACCGAAATCCTGGTCGCCGCGGTCGACGACGGCACCGCGCTCGGGGCCGCGGCGGCCGTGCCCGCGGCCCGGGCGGACCGGATCACCCTGGCCGCCGTCGGTGCCGATCAGCGGGCCAGGTGCCGGATCGTCGCCGAGCCCTGGTGGATCGGTGACGCGGCGCTGTTCCCCGATCGGTACGGCGAGGTGGCCGTGCCGGCCTTGCTCGATGCAATCGCGGGAAAGGACGTCCCTGCTGACATGTATGTCGAGACGACCTTTGTGACGGCCGACACGCTGACCGCGTTCTACGACGTCAGCGATTGTCCGGCTCGATGA
- a CDS encoding FAD-binding domain: protein MKVLIVGAGIAGPTLAYWLLRAGHQPTLVERAPELRHGGYVIDFWGAGFEVAERMGIAEELRGRGYRFRQVRVVDRRGHRFASFRPASIVGPMDRYVSIARSELARVIYDSLDGAVELILGDTVRTLCDESDRVRVEFGSGDVRHFDLVVGADGLHSRVRRLAFGADAQFEKYLGIVFAAFQAQGYRPRDELVAMMHAEIGFQAVRLSLRQDMTLFLFTVRHLGAVPTDDRTAQQDLLRAKLAGKGWETSAMLELMPQSQSFYFDSASQIRMPEWSRGRVVLVGDAAAGPSFLAGQGSALAMVESYTLAAELARTADHREAFGRYQARLAPLLRSKQDAAQGLGLAFAPASGVQLLVRNAAMIAMGLPRVAGLVMGRSFHDSVELPEFAAA, encoded by the coding sequence ATGAAGGTCTTGATCGTGGGGGCCGGGATCGCCGGCCCGACCCTGGCCTACTGGCTGCTCCGCGCCGGGCACCAACCGACGCTCGTCGAGCGCGCTCCCGAGCTGCGCCACGGCGGTTACGTGATCGACTTTTGGGGAGCCGGATTCGAGGTCGCCGAGCGAATGGGTATCGCTGAGGAACTTCGGGGCCGTGGGTACCGCTTTCGCCAGGTGCGCGTGGTCGATCGCCGCGGCCACCGGTTCGCCTCGTTCCGGCCGGCGTCGATCGTGGGGCCGATGGATCGTTACGTGAGCATCGCCCGGTCCGAGCTGGCCAGGGTGATCTACGACTCGCTCGACGGTGCCGTGGAATTGATCCTGGGCGACACCGTCCGGACGCTGTGCGACGAGTCCGACCGGGTGCGCGTCGAGTTCGGGAGCGGCGATGTTCGGCACTTCGATCTGGTCGTGGGTGCCGATGGCCTGCATTCACGGGTGCGGAGACTGGCGTTCGGGGCGGATGCGCAGTTCGAGAAGTATTTGGGCATCGTGTTTGCGGCATTCCAGGCGCAGGGCTACCGGCCGCGCGACGAACTCGTTGCCATGATGCATGCCGAAATCGGATTCCAGGCGGTGCGTCTGTCCCTCCGCCAGGACATGACCTTGTTTCTGTTCACGGTTCGACACCTTGGTGCCGTGCCCACGGATGACCGGACCGCACAACAGGATCTGCTGCGGGCCAAGCTCGCCGGCAAGGGTTGGGAAACTTCGGCCATGCTGGAGTTGATGCCTCAGTCGCAGTCGTTCTACTTCGACTCGGCCAGTCAGATCAGAATGCCGGAATGGAGCCGGGGTCGGGTGGTCCTGGTCGGCGACGCGGCGGCAGGTCCGTCGTTCCTGGCCGGCCAGGGATCCGCCCTGGCCATGGTGGAGTCCTACACGCTGGCCGCAGAACTGGCCCGCACGGCCGATCACCGCGAGGCCTTCGGCCGTTATCAGGCCAGGCTCGCTCCGTTGCTGCGCTCCAAACAGGATGCCGCCCAGGGGCTAGGACTGGCGTTCGCGCCGGCCAGCGGTGTGCAATTGCTGGTGCGCAACGCGGCCATGATCGCGATGGGTCTGCCCCGAGTAGCCGGCCTCGTGATGGGCCGAAGCTTCCACGACTCTGTCGAACTTCCGGAGTTCGCCGCGGCCTGA
- a CDS encoding response regulator transcription factor, with protein sequence MPSLPPDSGSAPTRVLLVEDDERIRLALGLALGDLGFQVRDAASGELALERLEVADVDVVLLDLMLPGVDGLTVCRTLRARGDLPIIITTARSDTADVIAGLEAGADDYMSKPLVASELAARIRALLRRRRPVSNTTVQSYVQVADLEVWPMEGRVRRAGADVHLTRTEFRLLAELVSADGVVVTREELLHRVWGYDYFGDTRLLDVHIRRLRRKVETDPDNPALITTVRGLGYRFSSSR encoded by the coding sequence ATGCCATCACTGCCCCCCGATTCTGGTTCCGCGCCCACCCGTGTCTTGCTGGTCGAGGATGACGAGCGCATTCGCTTGGCGCTGGGGTTGGCCCTGGGTGACCTGGGTTTCCAAGTGCGGGATGCGGCATCCGGCGAGCTCGCCCTGGAACGCCTTGAGGTGGCCGACGTCGATGTGGTGCTACTGGATCTGATGCTGCCCGGCGTGGACGGGCTCACCGTGTGCCGGACGCTCCGGGCCAGGGGTGATTTGCCGATCATCATCACGACCGCTCGTTCGGACACGGCCGACGTGATCGCCGGCTTGGAGGCGGGGGCGGACGACTACATGTCCAAGCCATTGGTGGCCAGTGAGTTGGCTGCCCGAATTCGGGCGTTGCTCCGTCGCCGGCGACCGGTGAGCAACACCACCGTCCAGTCTTACGTCCAGGTTGCCGACCTCGAAGTCTGGCCCATGGAAGGGCGGGTTCGCCGGGCCGGCGCCGACGTACACCTCACTCGGACGGAATTTCGACTGCTGGCCGAGCTGGTCTCCGCCGATGGAGTGGTCGTGACCCGGGAGGAGCTGTTGCATCGAGTCTGGGGTTATGACTACTTCGGCGATACCCGCCTGCTGGATGTGCACATCCGTCGACTGCGGCGGAAGGTGGAGACCGACCCCGACAACCCGGCCCTGATCACCACTGTCCGGGGCCTGGGTTACCGCTTCAGCTCGTCGCGGTGA
- a CDS encoding DUF2795 domain-containing protein encodes MTSAEQIDQVVDAVSMAFCMRPVTRADLLTAAVAAHAPTPVFDALLQLPERRYYDIVELRGQLRAAT; translated from the coding sequence GTGACCAGTGCCGAGCAGATCGATCAAGTGGTCGACGCGGTCTCGATGGCCTTCTGTATGCGGCCGGTGACCAGGGCCGACTTGCTGACAGCGGCGGTCGCCGCACACGCACCCACACCCGTGTTCGATGCTTTGCTGCAACTGCCGGAGCGCCGGTACTACGACATCGTCGAGCTTCGCGGGCAATTGCGGGCGGCGACCTAG
- a CDS encoding MarR family transcriptional regulator: MPRESKAALQRRQLALQVDGVLTASKALVGVAAQSVEEAGANLTAPQLRALVIVASLGPLHLTALAAAMRVHPSNATRTCDRLVADGLLDRKDNPADRRHLALTLTPAGQHLLDGVMERRRAAISEILQRMPVLARERVADALAEFASAAGEPTEHHLWSLGWISEAR, translated from the coding sequence ATGCCGCGTGAGTCCAAAGCTGCGCTCCAGCGACGCCAACTTGCCCTCCAGGTCGATGGGGTTCTCACGGCGTCGAAGGCACTGGTGGGCGTGGCCGCCCAATCCGTCGAGGAGGCCGGCGCGAATCTGACGGCGCCGCAACTTCGTGCACTGGTCATCGTGGCCAGCCTGGGCCCCCTGCACCTCACCGCACTGGCCGCGGCCATGCGCGTCCATCCCTCGAACGCGACCCGGACGTGCGACCGCCTGGTCGCCGACGGTTTGCTGGACCGCAAGGACAACCCGGCCGATCGTCGCCATCTGGCCCTGACGTTGACACCGGCCGGCCAGCACTTGCTCGATGGCGTGATGGAGCGCCGGCGAGCGGCCATCTCCGAGATTCTGCAACGCATGCCCGTCCTGGCGCGCGAACGGGTGGCCGATGCGCTCGCTGAATTCGCCAGCGCGGCGGGCGAACCGACCGAGCATCACCTGTGGTCGTTGGGCTGGATATCCGAAGCCCGCTAG
- a CDS encoding NAD(P)/FAD-dependent oxidoreductase, translating into MDRERQRPVSGRSGVVVIGSGFGGFFAARRLRRLRVDVTVLAATDSFLYTPLLPDVAVGTVDPRSVLIPLASTLRGVTIVRGQADRVDLNSQTVHYTDARGQQAELGYRRLLLAPGSVTKLLPIPGLSDHAIGLKTATEALYLREKVLAQLEAATTITDAARRREALTFVVVGAGHAGVELTAQMARLAHNLVPLYPGVTRDDVRWLLVDVADEVMPELGGSLGRSALRLLRRRGVDVRLGVSVERVRDHEVALTDGTRVRCGTLVWCAGVVGNPLIEALGLPTSKGRLVVDKVLRVPQHHDVYAIGDAAAVPDLTKPQDEHGQRPLCPPTAQHAMRQATAVARNIVADLDGRPLRPYRHHDLGLVVDLGGPDAAATPVGFRLRGRLAKAVTLGYHLYALPTGKRRIRVAVDWAIAGKRPDDVSLRSLPQSAALIVNAEDGGPAIS; encoded by the coding sequence ATGGACAGGGAACGACAACGCCCGGTGTCGGGCCGCTCCGGCGTGGTGGTCATCGGATCGGGGTTCGGCGGATTCTTCGCGGCGCGCCGGTTGCGGCGGCTCCGGGTCGACGTCACCGTGCTCGCGGCCACTGATTCGTTCCTCTACACCCCCCTTCTTCCCGACGTCGCCGTGGGCACGGTCGACCCGAGATCCGTGCTGATCCCGCTCGCGTCGACATTGCGGGGGGTGACGATCGTGCGCGGGCAGGCAGATCGGGTGGATCTGAACTCGCAGACCGTTCACTACACCGACGCCCGGGGCCAGCAAGCCGAACTGGGCTACCGGAGATTGCTGCTGGCTCCGGGCAGCGTGACCAAACTGCTGCCGATTCCAGGACTGTCCGACCACGCGATCGGATTGAAGACGGCGACGGAGGCGCTGTACCTGCGGGAAAAGGTCCTGGCCCAGTTGGAGGCCGCGACCACGATCACCGACGCGGCGCGGCGCCGGGAAGCGCTGACGTTCGTGGTGGTGGGGGCTGGCCATGCCGGTGTCGAACTCACCGCCCAGATGGCCAGGTTGGCCCACAACCTGGTGCCGTTGTACCCGGGTGTGACGCGGGACGACGTCAGGTGGCTGTTGGTCGATGTCGCCGACGAGGTGATGCCGGAGCTGGGCGGCAGCCTTGGCCGGTCGGCGCTGCGGTTGCTCCGCCGACGAGGGGTCGACGTTCGCCTGGGCGTCAGCGTGGAGCGGGTCCGCGACCACGAGGTCGCCTTGACGGACGGAACCCGTGTGCGCTGTGGCACTCTCGTGTGGTGCGCGGGCGTGGTCGGCAATCCGCTGATCGAGGCGCTCGGGTTGCCCACCTCGAAAGGGCGGCTCGTCGTCGACAAGGTGCTGCGGGTGCCGCAGCATCACGACGTCTACGCCATCGGCGATGCTGCGGCGGTGCCCGATCTGACGAAACCGCAGGATGAGCACGGGCAGCGTCCGCTGTGCCCACCCACTGCCCAGCATGCCATGCGGCAAGCGACCGCCGTCGCCCGCAACATTGTGGCCGACCTGGATGGACGCCCTTTACGGCCCTACCGGCACCACGACCTTGGTCTGGTGGTCGACCTGGGAGGACCCGATGCTGCGGCGACGCCAGTCGGGTTCCGGCTGCGGGGGCGGCTCGCGAAGGCAGTGACCCTCGGGTACCACCTGTACGCCCTGCCGACCGGGAAGCGCCGAATTCGGGTCGCCGTGGACTGGGCCATTGCCGGCAAGCGGCCCGACGACGTCTCTTTGCGCTCACTGCCCCAATCGGCTGCCTTGATCGTGAACGCCGAGGACGGGGGTCCGGCGATCTCCTAG
- a CDS encoding ABC transporter permease, whose translation MTAHSRPPDRRAVLTRVVLAVSGVVAFIAFTVTIPYFLTVDNLANLLNDVALVGIVALPATFLMMSGQVDLSVGAAAAFVGIVLARTAPDSGLLPAVLLAIGTGALIGLVNGLLVTEGEVNSIAATFASMALLRGLAYLVPSGLAIALPGFRSLGTLRPVLGIALPTLIFAAIALVAALMSRSAIGRRSRAIGSLPAAQRMDGSGERHWIIALFVASGLAAALAGLIRTSQLGTGLPTAGIGIELTVVTAVLLGGGHLTGGRGSVGGTLLALLLMAIVDNGMSLANVTPYAAQVFHAGLLLLALMIDRPRRRSRTRSPARTKQGGDSVRIDGASDPRVPG comes from the coding sequence ATGACCGCGCATTCGAGACCGCCGGACCGGCGGGCGGTCCTGACCCGGGTGGTGCTGGCCGTATCCGGTGTCGTGGCCTTCATCGCCTTCACCGTCACCATCCCGTACTTCCTGACCGTGGACAACCTGGCCAACCTGCTCAATGACGTCGCCCTGGTCGGCATCGTGGCCCTGCCGGCGACGTTCCTGATGATGAGCGGCCAGGTCGACCTGTCGGTCGGCGCCGCCGCCGCCTTCGTCGGCATCGTCCTGGCCCGCACGGCCCCGGACTCGGGGCTGCTGCCCGCCGTCCTGCTGGCCATCGGCACCGGGGCACTGATCGGCCTGGTCAATGGCCTGCTGGTCACCGAGGGGGAGGTGAACAGCATCGCGGCGACCTTCGCATCGATGGCGCTGCTGCGGGGTCTGGCGTATCTGGTGCCCAGCGGACTGGCCATCGCGTTACCCGGGTTCCGCTCATTGGGCACCCTGAGGCCGGTGCTGGGCATTGCCCTGCCAACCCTGATCTTCGCGGCGATCGCGCTGGTGGCGGCGCTGATGTCCAGGTCGGCGATCGGCCGGCGTAGTCGGGCCATCGGGTCGTTGCCAGCCGCGCAGCGAATGGACGGATCGGGGGAGCGGCACTGGATCATTGCCCTGTTCGTCGCTTCCGGGCTGGCTGCGGCGCTGGCCGGGCTGATCAGGACCTCACAGCTGGGTACGGGGCTACCCACCGCCGGAATCGGAATCGAGCTCACCGTGGTGACCGCCGTGCTGCTCGGCGGCGGCCATCTGACCGGCGGTCGGGGCTCGGTCGGCGGAACATTGCTGGCCCTGCTGCTGATGGCCATTGTCGACAACGGCATGTCGCTGGCCAACGTGACTCCCTACGCCGCGCAAGTGTTCCACGCGGGACTGCTGCTTCTGGCCCTGATGATCGACCGGCCGCGCCGGCGCTCGCGTACCCGGTCGCCCGCTCGGACGAAGCAGGGCGGCGATTCGGTCAGGATCGATGGCGCCAGCGACCCCCGAGTGCCGGGATGA